The following are encoded together in the Ictalurus punctatus breed USDA103 chromosome 1, Coco_2.0, whole genome shotgun sequence genome:
- the LOC108265481 gene encoding uncharacterized protein LOC108265481, with protein MKLALALIVALQVSLSLCTVPEPDKELVDKYEGLKAVFLKRLAVAYGNAHTTLEKLAEGTITGEKAKEIAKHVNENERVQAISKLAIAVLEEVQPVIEKARLAVLGTYGEYLRPYIGIYLDTAINNIKPVLDTFLPSEQH; from the exons atGAAATTGGCATTAGCTCTCATTGTTGCACTCCAGG TGTCTTTGAGCCTGTGCACGGTGCCAGAGCCTGATAAGGAGCTTGTGGATAAGTATGAGGGTTTAAAGGCTGTGTTCCTCAAGAGGCTTGCTGTCGCCTATGGGAATGCTCATACCACCCTTGAGAAACTGGCTGAGGGCACAATCACAGGGGAGAAGGCCAAGGAAATCGCAAAGCATGTCAATGAAAATGAGAGGGTGCAAGCTATTTCTAAGCTGGCCAT TGCTGTTTTGGAGGAGGTACAGCCTGTTATAGAAAAGGCACGTTTGGCTGTTCTTGGCACCTACGGTGAATACCTGCGTCCCTACATTGGCATTTACCTGGACACTGCCATCAACAACATCAAACCCGTGCTGGACACATTCCTGCCTTCTGAACAACATTAA
- the apoc1 gene encoding apolipoprotein C-I, with amino-acid sequence MKLYLAVATLMLVLIAHSEAQEESTIEQQFANFQARFKEFGDDVTEKTKNALKQIENSEIVSKTKDWLTEQLEKVRQKFDEVINKPE; translated from the exons ATGAAGCTGTACCTGGCTGTTGCCACCTTGATGCTTGTGCTGATTGCACACTCTG AGGCTCAAGAGGAGTCCACAATTgagcagcaatttgccaatttcCAGGCAAGATTCAAGGAGTTTGGGGATGACGTGACAGAGAAGACCAAAAACGCCCTGAAGCAGATTGAGAATAGCGAGATTGTCAGCAAGACTAA GGACTGGCTTACTGAGCAGTTGGAGAAGGTTAGGCAGAAGTTTGATGAAGTAATCAACAAGCCTGAGTAA
- the apoeb gene encoding apolipoprotein Eb, with protein sequence MFSLVCVMLTVDPNKGKRKSRDQRYCEGSSESIKSARTYTAHNTEQSGLLRCSCLSINMRAVAFVLVAAIIAGCHARAVPQADEPLVKWEETVDRFWQFISELNTHTDSVVENLKTDQLSRELDTLITNTMAELNVYRADIETKLGPHAKDTSDQLKQDLDLLTNKLQTDMLNAKERSTQYLQELKTMLKQNADDVKNRVNNYIRKLKKRLGTDTDLIRNTVATYLGELQSRGEQNAETVKTHLEPYAKQVQEGIGQKLGTITDLFQSQTQGVSQQLEEQANVLKQQLEQTADSLRISLEGRIEELTGLLNPYTEKIREQLQTVLEKIQEASAALPGPL encoded by the exons ATGTTTTCACTGGTGTGCGTGATGCTGACTGTAGACCCGAACAAAGGGAAGAGAAAGTCTCGTGATCAGCGCTATTGTGAAGGCAGCTCGGAGAGTATAAAAAGCGCGCGCACCTATACCGCTCATAACACGGAGCAAAGCGGACTTCTTAG GTGTTCTTGTCTGTCTATCAACATGAGGGCTGTTGCATTTGTACTTGTTGCGGCAATTATTGCTG GCTGCCACGCTCGCGCTGTGCCCCAGGCTGACGAGCCTCTGGTCAAATGGGAAGAGACAGTGGATCGATTCTGGCAGTTCATCTCAGAGCTTAACACTCATACTGATAGTGTGGTTGAGAACTTGAAGACTGACCAACTCAGCAGGGAACTTGA TACTCTGATCACTAACACCATGGCTGAGCTGAACGTGTACAGGGCAGACATCGAGACCAAACTGGGACCCCATGCTAAGGACACCTCAGACCAGCTGAAGCAGGATCTGGATCTGCTGACCAACAAGCTGCAGACTGACATGCTTAATGCCAAGGAGCGCTCCACCCAGTACCTTCAGGAGCTGAAGACCATGTTGAAGCAGAATGCAGATGATGTAAAGAACCGTGTCAACAACTACATTCGTAAACTCAAGAAGCGCCTGGGCACAGACACCGACTTGATCCGCAA CACTGTGGCCACTTACCTGGGTGAGCTGCAGTCTCGTGGTGAGCAGAATGCTGAGACAGTAAAGACCCACTTGGAGCCCTATGCTAAACAGGTGCAAGAGGGCATCGGTCAGAAGTTGGGCACCATAACCGACTTGTTTCAGAGCCAGACCCAGGGAGTGAGCCAGCAGCTGGAGGAACAGGCCAATGTGCTGAAACAGCAGCTGGAGCAGACCGCCGACAGCTTGCGCATTTCCCTTGAGGGCCGGATTGAGGAGCTCACCGGCCTCCTGAATCCTTACACTGAGAAGATCCGTGAACAGCTGCAGACTGTCTTGGAAAAGATCCAAGAGGCCTCAGCTGCCCTCCCTGGCCCATTGTAA